TCGCGTGTCTACttcatattatttctctttaattcaTCGATTCCATATTAGGAACGattgtttcctttttaatttcttttttattattttttttttttagttatttgtttatttatttatttatttatttatttatttatttatttatttatttaattaattacggtaaaaagaaaaatcttttgttCTTAAGATATCggggaaagaaaatagaaaaattatatttatttttactctgcgatttatatatgaacaaaaaaattatatatattttcttttatcaatagtaccagaaaaatattgaagttAGAACAATAAAGGAATTAGAAaacaattgatttattaattgatttattattggtcgattcatcgatttattttttgttatttttcttttctcaatttttttatttttattatggtatgaattaatattaacgataatttgTTTTACGATTATTGGACCATTTATCGAGCGAGTTATCATGCAAGTAGGACACGCTATTAGGTCGTTAGAAATGTCACGTATATACAGTTGCATGTTACATCGCATTAATTCGATTAGAGTTTCGACATGATTTACATTCGACCAAGTTTCAAAGAGGGTTAAGAGTCAGAATCCTTGATCACTTTGGTAGTGAAAATTTACAATCTTTTTGATAACttaaatgattcttttttttttttccttttttttttgaatttaacaagacattttattttttatttcttttcctatacTTAATCCGTTTTGTAATCTATTATTAAACATATGTTCTTcgttgatttttaaatatttgatctaCGTGATTTATTTAGttgtaaatcttttattttattttattttttatttttttatttaaagcagtttatttatatttttcttgtatcaaaatttctcgatcgataatgcagtaataatatttctcttctttttctgttctgctcttttctttagttttttctttttggatcGTTTTCTTAGTTTCTAATAATTTCAGTATATTTcgtaaaagtttatatatacatacatacatacatatacatgtgtgtaagTATgcaaagtatgtatatatgtatatccttaGAACTCGACCTTCTTTTTcgtgttttcttctcttggaTCGCATGGACGTTAGAAATAGATTTTGCGTGTAATGACGTATTTTTCGTAATTCTCGAACGACGGTCTTCTTTTCGATTCCATTCGAACTTGTTtcgattcttatttttcttttcttttcttttttcttctttttttcgattggTATGCATATTTCGGTAGAAGCGTACGTCATCGATACAAagatacgaaataaaagagagaaaaaagaaaataatcatcgTAGAAGATAAATAAGATAGGTTATGAGTGTTTTATTCTACGATTATATTacatcgtatcgtatcgtatcatTCTCGGTCGATAAGGTAACACGCGATATTATCGtcgagataaaataatttactttgaTTATTAAAGGAcgcaaaaatgtatatataaactcgCGATCGTTCTCAAAATTTATCTCGATTGGCTCGAAATAAAAATCCGATTATAAAATGGCGCCGGTGATTAGATCAAATTACGTATTACGAATTATTTGAATTTCAAACGTGGTTTTcgttctcaaaaaaaaaaagtgttaaGAACGTAGTTTCAATCAAGAAGACAACGACGTCTAAGTgagttgaaagaaaattcttttttttttccccgatgcaaattaatcaaaataacgTGGCGTACGAAAAACATTTTCGtgataattcattttatatagagATAAATTGTATCGATATTGTTTTAACTTTCTAAAAGATAGAATTAGAGAATTAGGAAATTGttcgaataaaagagaatcggCAACGTTTCTTTGACTTACTAATGTcgtgtctctcttcctccaaAAACAGTGATGCGCCGACGCTAATAATAAACCTCCtcgaggaaggagagagaaagaaagagagagagagagagaaagagagaaagagaatcgtttCTTAGAGCCGACCAACTCTGTCGGCCCAATCGAGGTCACAATAGCAGCAGCgtcgtgtgtgtttgtgtgttccttctccctctcacAAGAGGAGGTGCGCTAGAAACGTTTAGACTATCGCGCTATGTTTCCTTCCTTTGAGCAGTCTTCTCTTtggttcgatcgatttcttcttcttgaacATCCTCGATCGGTGCCAGGATCGTTCGTACAAGTGCCGTAAGtggattaatattattcatattgcTCTGCTTTTTCTTGTCGATTATCACTTTTCCCAAGGCAACCGTTTTTGCACGACATTGGCTGgctttaattagaaaaataaataaataaataaataaatcaatcaatcaaaacaatcgagaaagaaatcaaaaatcgataaatagtaaaatagaAGAGTATCGAACGCGATTAGTTACATTAAGATCTTAAAGGTATATTGGATCTactaacaaaaaatttcattattattttgtttcgaatatttatctttgtctTAGCTCTGTTATAAAgttctatcgattttattcaagaaataaaaagaaaattaaattttattacacgACTTTTTAGTAGATCTaatattttccctttttttcttcgaaactacTTGTTGGTCTCTTCAAAACAagtacagagagaaagagaaagagagagaaggaaagacaagtaaaattcgaaagaaaaaaaaaaaataattattgtccTGTTTCATCGGCACGTGACCAACAAGACGTGTCGAATAACTCAATCGGTCACTTTCGTCTGTGGTCGCGTCATCTGTCGAGCATTCGAGTGATCCATATAAGgcaaagagacagagacgacGACACATTAACAGCTTAGGAATATAGCGGAAACAAAAAGCGTAATCTCTTCCACGTGTGttgtgtatttctttttattcgcttTGGCTTTTTTCCTATAACGATTCCAGGAATTAGTTGATCAGTACCAACGGAGTCAAATGTACACATGTAAACatgcacatatacacacatacaataaCTCAAGCACAATACATACACCTGTGTACGACATCATCGAtatctgcaaaaaaaaatcgtgaaCGATAAGGTGATATTTTTGTTCGTGATCTAATCGAATGCGTCCCTTTTGCTTTTCGcataaaaaaaacagaaaaataaagatgaagaaacCGGTTTTGTGATAAACACTTTCAGGAGAAACAGACTACTGTGTGTTGTCACGTGCAAGTATAGTtatagtatgtataataataataatagtaatagtagtagtagtaatagtaatagtagtaatagtagtagttgGAACAATACGGAACGAATCAAAAGATTAAATGATTGATCAAGTGTTCCACAGATGATTTTAacaatcaattactctttttcggaACTTTTCATACTTGTAATTAGACTGCATTTTTTAATctgatacaaataaaataaccaTAAAACTTctcgataataatgattttttcaaattactgATAATCCAgttatagtagtaataatagtaatagggTCAAAGTTATGATCACGTCGTGTAATGTCGagcatctctctttttctctctctttttctcttcttttctatacatatttttaatgagagagaaagagatagaacgtATAACGGGTAAGATCACGTGGGTGGCAATATGCCGGCTGAAAAccggtaaaagagaaaacgaaaaatagaaTTGTGGTGGCTGTTTCTCCtcataaacaaattaatattacttcgaatttaatatactttagttattatacgtttaaatatgttacaagaaaaaaaaaaaaagagaaaatgaacaTACGcgtgtatctacgtataatataagatatcaacctttttaatatacacgaacgaattttattaaatgttaaaaaatgaaaaaaaaaaagaaaaagaagaaagttacacacacacgcgaaCGCGCGGCGACTTGCTGATTGCTGTCTTCTTCCTCCGATACACTACATTTAACGTGTTTTGTGGCAACATGGCAAATTTACACGCAAAGTGAAGGGTTGGGTGGAGGGGGGATGgaagagttagagagagaggaacaacTGGCAACGTTGCACCAAAAATAGGGAACTACGATTATCGAAGGTAGAGATGCGttatgcttctctctctctctctctctctctctctctctctctctctctctttctctctctctttctctctctctctctattttattcaacttttttcttttttttttcttcggtttAGGAAAGGCTAAAGTGAAAAGAATCGTTCATAGTAATGAACAATAAGAGGTTATGAAGTATTCtagttttattatcttttcttgaatatattgggaacattttctattttctggaATATCCCTTTAATGCTTATTGGTTGAGTGCCTGTTTTTTAATGGCGGTTATTTTGAAATGTAGTAGACATTAACtccttttgctttctcttataattattagaataGTATGAATCCAcaggtgtatgtatatattgttaataataatattaattatttttcgaattcttatatatatatatgtatgtatgtatgtatgacaTAATTgtgtatacattattatattatattatatagtaaaacttttcacgtatattatatatatatatatatatattatatagttctATAGAGAAACATTGAAAGTCAATAAAGAAGTCATGTTTCAATTCTTAACATGACGTAATGTTACATAATGATAGTAATTACAAAAGAACGCGCGTCATGCATCCGCTCGAAATTATTCGAACAGATAGACGATAAGTTCTCCTATCATCAATCACTAtcattatcgaagaaaattctttggAAAATTACTAATTTATATAGTCATTCTTCgaagtaatttttaatcaaatcaaAAATTACTAGAAAATTAAGGTGTTTCAAAAAGGGAACGTGTCTCATGCTACATCatgcctttttttttcctcttatatttttcgagGTTAAATCAAATTGTTGTTCAAGGACAACCACGTAGTTTTCTACTTAGAATAATCATTATGCCAAAAGAGCGACGACATTCACCCAGATTTACGTGTTTAGTAATTTACGTGTttagtttaatttaatttactttaatttttttctttttttttttttcctcaagaAACGTAAACGTAAAAGAAGAGCTGGCAACATCGGTAAACGACAGATTCTGATTTATCTCGTATagttttttttcgaaagaatatatatatatatatttttctttttttttctttctttttcttttttcaatgttcaatccttatataaataatggagACTCATGGATTATCGTATAAGTGGTTATTGCATTCTTCCTACACACGTTTTTACTGACGTCATAATATCCTATAGTGTAGATAAACAGTTCGACAGAAGTCACAGTGAAATCATTTTAGTCTCTTATAAGGCAAGGAATGCGAGTGGATTATCGCTGATTGTGGATGCAAgctaaaaatgtaatttcgtCTGCATAACCAAAACATTCGACCTACTAATTTTTTTCCACTCGTCATTATTACTTCCGATTCGATTGAAAAAcggatggaaataaaaaaagggaaataaggaagaacaaaatatttgcttaattagaaaaaaggaaaagaagaaaaaaaaacagaatgttttcattcgatttcttttttatattttttcaattacatatctttattttcaatttttaaaattcgactttgtttcctctttccaatttttgtaacaataaaaattttgtattttttaaattcctttcaattttttttttcttttttcatccgcAGAAGGTAATACATAGCGAAAGAGTGAAAAAGTAGCGGacatatgtctatatatatatattttacgaaaacGTTTCACGAGATTATCCGCAATTTTCTGAGACCTTCGGTTAATTTCGAAATTAGGCAAATTCCGAGAGATTTTCGTCGACACGCATCATATAAAATCTTTGGCGTTATATTTAGTGTTGAGTCATACGCGATATATTAGCAGTCCAAAATTgcattctcttccttttaatATGCAAATAGTCTTGTGGTAATTTTTATTGCTGAATCCATTTGAGTgctcattaaaaattaaaaaaaagaaaaaggaaaaggaaaaataaaaacaaaagttttCAAGATTGGTTGGTACAAAAGTAATTCTTACGTTTCCTTAGCAGTTTTTACATTTCTTCGATGACGCTTCGGTGTGTTAACTAACGGGATTTATGAAATGGGCCCCACGCTTTTTtgtcgtacatacatatgtatgtatgttatatatttgtatatatctttcagAATAATAACATAGGTATCATGCCATGTTACAGGATTGTAACAACACCGCTTGATAGAACACGTGCATAGTTATATACTTTCcttatttagattttttttacatgtgCATAGTATCGATCATTGAAAATGGTATGCCATTTAACGAATGAGATATCTAACGAGTCAATTTTTATGAAACGTATTAATATGATGTTTGTTGTGTTTTAAAAGAGGGTCGATATCGAAACGTTCGTGTTTTTTCATGTTCTAGGGCTTTCcattcgacgacgacgacgattttgGTCGACGTACTGACATACGAGCACATTTGGACGACCTAGCGGCTCGACACCCAGAGTTTGCAGATCATCTTTTAGGACCTCCTTGGGGTGATATACCATTCCGAGGATCTACGCATAATAATCAACGTCGAGGTTCAGGGAACGGAGGTAGCAGTAGTAGTTATCCAAATTATCCAGACGAGGACGCCAGGAGTCAAGCTAGTGGTAGTAGTGCTGCTAGCGCCGCAAGTGGTGCAAGTGGCGTTAGCTCGCACGGTGAACCAGAGTCTTCGTCATCTGCTCGTTCACAAAATCAGCAATATAAACAGTCGCATAGGGAGGATAGAAGAAATCCTATTCCGCAATACGGTTTACGCAATACCGTTGACATCGGCCAACATCATCGCGACAATATGGAGAATTCTGAGAAGGATGCTCGTGGACAACGTTCGATGTCAGCGCCACCAGAGAACAGACAACAAACGAATGTTCAGCAAGGCTCGCATGAGCAAGATAAACCCCAGCAACAGCCTGGACAACGTTTCGTTTCTAGAGTCGACATAACGCCACAGCACAATCAGCAATCTTCTCCTTCTCAGCAACAGTCatcgccgccaccaccaccacctccaacTCAGCAACCACAAAGCAACGTTAGGCATATACCAATATTTGTAGAAGGTCGTGACGAGCCAGTTATCTCGAAGAATACTCATGCGCCCTTCCAAAGACAACAATCGCCACCGCAGTTTCAAAATTCACCACATTTTTCCAAGTCGTCTCCTTTCAATCTAGGTTTCGGGTCTAGACAATGGCGACCACATTTCCAAGAATCTTTCTATCAGCCGCACCCATCTTTCGATCATTCTCCGACACGCCGTGCTCAGCAATCACCGAATTATCAACAACCTAAACAACAGCAGCAATTTACCGAGAAACAATGGCACGAGCAACAACCACAAAGACATCATCAATTCGAGTCTCAACCACAAGAACATCATCAGTCTCGGCAGAGAGCGCATCAGCAACAGGAACCAAAGCAATATCCGCAGCAACAAACAGCTGGTCAACAAGCGCAACAAGAGGCATCTAAACCTGTACCAAAACCTGCACCACCCAAAGATCCTCTCGAGAGAGTAGCTTTGGTACAAAAAGAAGTAGATTCTCTTGCTGAACAAGTCAAACAGTATACCGGAAACTCTCGCAAggataaacaatatattttcttggaCGAGATGCTAACAAGAGAATTGATCAAATTGGATGACATAGAAACAGAAGGACGAGAAAATGTTCGTCAAGCTCGTAAAAATGCTATCAAAACTATACAGGAGACGATAAGTCTATTGGAATCTAAGGCACCTTTACCTGGACAAGAACAATTCCAAAAAGACCAATCCCAAACTATGCAAATGGAAGAATGTCAAGAACAAGAGCAAGAAAGTCGTCAATCGAACGAAGCGATGGATGTTGAACAAAACAACGAACAGAACGTACAAGCCAACGAGCCAATCCCATTGCCTCCTGGACCTTCCTCGCCAAAAGCTACTTCTGAAACTAATGAAACTGCTACCGCAGTAACTCAAGATGAACAACAAAATGTATCGATTGAAAATCAGTCGATGAAACAGGAACAGGAAGTTCCAGCTGTTCaggaacaacaacaacaacaacgagaaCAGCAGCAGGAGGAGATTGGAATTGTCGGCGATAAATCGTCGAACGAAAACACGAATAATATTACTGAAGTGACGACGCAAATTGATTCGTCTACCCCAATGGAAGTACAAGAGAAAGTAGAAAGTGTCgttgaggaaaagaaagacgagaatCAAAATGTATCGCATGAAATCAAATTGGACAGTGACGAACAAAAGCCGATGGACgatgaaaaacaaatttcgGATAGTCAGGAAAAGACTAAGGTCGACAAAGGAACGAGTAAATCACTTTTGTCAccaaaaacagttaagaaagcaaagaaacaAGTTAAGCCTATATCAGAAAAACCGATACCTTTGCCACCTCCGCAAAGTACGGAAGCGAATGCCAAGTAAGGAGAAGTAAGAGGAAGGACGTGGGTCGTcatgttgtttttctttttgtaaatcaTATTTTGTTCGTCGGCAATCAGATGGCGCTAAAGTCGCATATACCCCCCTCCAACGAACAGGATTCTACATCTTAGAAATCACGAATTTTGCGACTTTCCGccattttatcctttttctttcttttttcttttttctttcttttttttttttttatagcaaGAGTTCGATTTAGGGTTGGACTAATGATCGTCGTGAATCCTGCTGATAACGACGAATATACGAATCTGTATAACACGTTTTACacgttgatatattttttctcccgttcatttttacttttattgtcCTTCGATgaacagaaataataataataataatagtaataataataatcttccaagtacataaacttttttttatgaaattttcttccGCCATGATGCACAATGTTTCTCGAAGGACGACTTATTACTATCagcgtgtgtttgtgtgtgtgtatatatatatatatacacacacatgtaaaGTATCAGAAAAGTATTATTTGATTTGtatttctgatattttttctttttcttttttcttttttttttttttaagaaacgcATATCGCATACACATGAGCACATGTGTGTAGGGTTGATACTTTAAAATCGATATACTTGAAATGGGTACACATCTATTTATAGCATGTAATGCATATATGcagtgaaacaaaaaaatttctttgcttGTCTCAAAATTTgcatttttgttgttttttgttAATGATTGTTAACAAACAAttgtgaataatttttatcacaaATATAGTAGAGTATTTCTTATATTCCATCCAATCGTAAcgcgatattattttcttaccaAAAACTGATGATGGTGCCTTGTCAAGTATCGTTAAACTTaccattagaaaaaaaaaaacaaagtacttcaatactttttttatttgtattatttaccGAGTTAggtaaaaatacatatatacatgcatatacatatacgtatacatatgtgtgaaATACTCGTTCGAGGAATCATCGAACCCCAATTAATGAAAAgatgggaaaaaaataaaaaacgaaaatggcgtttttttttttttttacgatagtCCATGCTTCAAAAGATTCTCGCGAATTTGTTAggaaacaacaaaataaataaacacatTATTCAACGGAGAAAAGTTCATAAGAAtatgtatgaaataaaatattattaataataataataataataataataacaataataataataatcaaatgaaatcaaaaatataaacacCAACGTCAAATAGAGACCCGTACGCTTTAGTATTACGGCGCGCACATTGTAAAgtatataaactatattaattaatgttattatttataatttattgtgtATGCATGCACTGAgatgtgagaaagaaagagagagacagagagagagagggagagagagagagagagaattttcaaaagaattttcaagTTCGATCGTTCCTGCGACTTGCTTGTATGTGTCATCGACTGTAACAGTGTGCAAATACGaaacatgtacatacatatagaagaAGGaatgatgtgtgtgtgtgtatgtgtgtgtgttcgttcGTCAAGAAACTATGCATTTTGTCCGTTGTccgaggagaaaaaaaataaggagacttttgtttttaagtttgaatgataaagaaataaaaaaaagaatttattaaaaaaaacaaaaaaacaataaatgaacaaatgataatataattaagaacCTATAAAAGAGACTCTTATTTTtaacttaaaattaataaggTAATACAAGCGCGTGGTGCAGTATTGCcttctttatattttgttttctttttttataaatttgaacaaaatcttttgttgcaaaaatatgtatgtaagaaaaaagtttatcgAAAGTCGGACGAGGGATGGTTTGCATTGTTTTTATGGTTCCTTGTACATGGTGATACTCGGtaatttttgtctctttttcgttttattcttattttattttatcttttatctttctttctttgtctataCGAGAATTAAGTTCTCGTAAATACATTTGTCTTTAGCCAgagattttgtattttttctgaGCAAGAGCGTATGAAAGACTGAGAGGAGTGTATGTATGAGAGTGAGAGGAAGTAACGATATGAaaggtgtatgtatgtgtgagtcAGCGAATGAGTGAACGtacatgcgtatgtatatcgaaaagttgtattgcaaaaaaatatatgaaaaaaatatcaaaaaaaaagggaataataataataattataattataattataatagtaataataataatacaacatTTTGGTGAACTTGTAATAATTTGACGAGTAAAcgaaattcaatgaaaatacatAGACTGGTCTTGACTTGTAAACTTTTACAAGTATGTTCTTATTGTTTCTTACAAATTTCTAACGACGAATcccaataatataatagagtaagtaaaatagaataaataagttcctggtatttattttttcagacaacagaatcgtataaaaatgaaattaaagaaaaagaaaaaaaaagatttaataaaaaaaataaaaaaatgtgttgagaaaaaaagaaaaaaatttttttttaaatatatcaatataaatgtTAGGTGTATAATACTAGtcttacgatataaaaatgtttctcttAAATTTCGAACGACGAAACTTTATATAAAGAGAATCAAATGCTGAGCTACTTTTTTtagctaattttttttcagattctaaaaaaattcttagacTTGTAgttttataatgtaaaatctAAAATTACTTTTTGAGAATTACAGTATTGCAAggagaaaatgataaagatagagagaaagtgagaataaaaaaaaatggcgtatatgaggagggagaaagaaaagaagttttaGACAAGTGTCAGTAAAATTGTAAGATAATACCACAAtctttcgaatataaaaatagaaacagtTAAATACCGAGTGTGCCAAAAGTTCGACCGTCAGTTGGAtcaacatctttttttttcgtaacgtAATTTCAAAAGTGAGGATATACATttttgcctttctctctctttctctatctctttctgttttgtttatttttaaatttacataaaatttatataaagttttCGAATTTCATAAAAAGTTGAATTTGTTGAACGtgtagataaatatttgtatatacagaTTGtcttgattaattatatataattactttctctgttttcttttttcttttttctttttttttttttttttacaaaattctttctgattttttattgttagaaGAAATTAGGATTATTCGATTGCTTACTTCTTACTACATTAACAGTAATATGAAAACGCCAACGACCTGCGAATAACAACATCCGGCACGTGCAAAAGTTTCGTTCACTGCCAAATTCCTTAGAATTGTTTCATTATGGCGCATCCACGTTCAGGGAAGTCCCAGTGAGAGCAAACTTGAGAGAATCacgaaggaaaatttttttattactctttctttacacgaagaaacgaattcaTCTTgagtatgtataatataatgtatacatacatacatacatacctacatatatatgtatgcatgtatgtatatatgttgcGCTTGTGTTAAAATGCTTCCGCCAAGCTTTTTGCTAcgctcgttcgtttcgtttcacaGAAATATCCAAAGTCCGAAATATCCAGTAGCGAGGTTGTATTTACGTCGTACAATTTACGACCAGCCAACGAATTTCGTTCGttgacaattttctttttttcttttatgtttttattattaaataacggAATGAAAGagctattcctttttttcgtattattcgatttataatcattaaaataattatctaattttgTTGAGGAAGGttacaatatcttttttatcgtacgaGAGATATATTCAAAATGGCCAACTTTGTACCATGTGTTCatacgttttataaaaatgtaaaggaTATAATATGGATA
This window of the Vespula vulgaris chromosome 6, iyVesVulg1.1, whole genome shotgun sequence genome carries:
- the LOC127064867 gene encoding BAG domain-containing protein Samui-like isoform X2, which encodes MDSPVIVDSASKFGRGIDLDRSFPGFPFDDDDDFGRRTDIRAHLDDLAARHPEFADHLLGPPWGDIPFRGSTHNNQRRGSGNGGSSSSYPNYPDEDARSQASGSSAASAASGASGVSSHGEPESSSSARSQNQQYKQSHREDRRNPIPQYGLRNTVDIGQHHRDNMENSEKDARGQRSMSAPPENRQQTNVQQGSHEQDKPQQQPGQRFVSRVDITPQHNQQSSPSQQQSSPPPPPPPTQQPQSNVRHIPIFVEGRDEPVISKNTHAPFQRQQSPPQFQNSPHFSKSSPFNLGFGSRQWRPHFQESFYQPHPSFDHSPTRRAQQSPNYQQPKQQQQFTEKQWHEQQPQRHHQFESQPQEHHQSRQRAHQQQEPKQYPQQQTAGQQAQQEASKPVPKPAPPKDPLERVALVQKEVDSLAEQVKQYTGNSRKDKQYIFLDEMLTRELIKLDDIETEGRENVRQARKNAIKTIQETISLLESKAPLPGQEQFQKDQSQTMQMEECQEQEQESRQSNEAMDVEQNNEQNVQANEPIPLPPGPSSPKATSETNETATAVTQDEQQNVSIENQSMKQEQEVPAVQEQQQQQREQQQEEIGIVGDKSSNENTNNITEVTTQIDSSTPMEVQEKVESVVEEKKDENQNVSHEIKLDSDEQKPMDDEKQISDSQEKTKVDKGTSKSLLSPKTVKKAKKQVKPISEKPIPLPPPQSTEANAK
- the LOC127064867 gene encoding BAG domain-containing protein Samui-like isoform X1, which codes for MSFYFRDKPRFGERFRGKSGDKLLQEIQQQLDEDSKSFFEPTTNNRSSRFPFDRRAEFPKGFPFDDDDDFGRRTDIRAHLDDLAARHPEFADHLLGPPWGDIPFRGSTHNNQRRGSGNGGSSSSYPNYPDEDARSQASGSSAASAASGASGVSSHGEPESSSSARSQNQQYKQSHREDRRNPIPQYGLRNTVDIGQHHRDNMENSEKDARGQRSMSAPPENRQQTNVQQGSHEQDKPQQQPGQRFVSRVDITPQHNQQSSPSQQQSSPPPPPPPTQQPQSNVRHIPIFVEGRDEPVISKNTHAPFQRQQSPPQFQNSPHFSKSSPFNLGFGSRQWRPHFQESFYQPHPSFDHSPTRRAQQSPNYQQPKQQQQFTEKQWHEQQPQRHHQFESQPQEHHQSRQRAHQQQEPKQYPQQQTAGQQAQQEASKPVPKPAPPKDPLERVALVQKEVDSLAEQVKQYTGNSRKDKQYIFLDEMLTRELIKLDDIETEGRENVRQARKNAIKTIQETISLLESKAPLPGQEQFQKDQSQTMQMEECQEQEQESRQSNEAMDVEQNNEQNVQANEPIPLPPGPSSPKATSETNETATAVTQDEQQNVSIENQSMKQEQEVPAVQEQQQQQREQQQEEIGIVGDKSSNENTNNITEVTTQIDSSTPMEVQEKVESVVEEKKDENQNVSHEIKLDSDEQKPMDDEKQISDSQEKTKVDKGTSKSLLSPKTVKKAKKQVKPISEKPIPLPPPQSTEANAK